TGCGTTACATTTCATGGAAAAGCAATAAtgtctcatcttttcttcaacCTTTGGAGTCCCCTGAAACTCGAATTCAATCCGCTGGTCCTGCAAGTCACAATCTTATCAAAAACCAACTGCCTCGCCATTTTGGTAGTTGGGTTGGGTGCCACATGGACTCAAGAACACGTCATACAGGATAACTGGATCTTTTCGCATCATcgtaaaaaaggaagaagaaggataatTTTTAGATGATGACTCAGTGATCAAGGGCTATCTGATTCGATACGTAAGTCCTAAATTttagtttacccaaaaaaaaaaaaaaaaaaaaaaagaatcctaaATTTTAGCTCCCGTGTCCATTATTTAACCCTTTCAATTGGTGGCTGCCTTCAATCTTGAGCAGCAAATGCAAAATAATAGAATATTGGGGTCTAATCGATAAAAGGGTTTGTTTGATTCAGAACAATATATGGAAGAAAAGGATGAAATAAGATTTTGTGTTTGTGTGTCTGTTATACACATTTGGCCACCACATTTCACTACTAACTGACAATGCATACACCGAACCCAATCATTCCTATTATCAAATTGTATGTACAAGGAAAGCGATGGGttcataaataaaaattctgaatgAAATCCCTAGTTAAGCTTGCTTGCTAACTACTTGAAGGCCCAAAGTACATGCAGATAGGAGGTTCAATCCTGAAGATGGAGAGAATGGCAGATGGTATTGTCCAGATGCCATCACCACATATTAGGCCCGATGCAACCGCTCCTGCATAATCCTCTGCACCCTTTTTGTTCACCCGCTCCCATATGAACAGGATCACAGTCCCAACAAACATGTCAATTGCAAAGTAAGCTCCAATGTAGAACGGAATTGCCATCGCCATGGGCACAGGGATGAAGCGAGATATTTTCGTTGGACTCACATCCCTTGCCAGGTTTAAGAGCACTGCCACCACGAAGAATCCACAACAGAAAGCCAGACAATGTTTAGGCAGCTCAGAGAAGCCTTCAACTCCCAGGATAGCCATTTCCCTCATTATGACTGCATAGGGGGCTTTGTAGGGGCCGTTAGGGTCCCCAACCTCAAAAGCACTCCAAAACAACCAGAACGTGAGAGGTGCAATCACACAACCCATGGCCGTCCCTATCAATTGGCTCACGAACATGGACTTGGCCGAAGACAGAGTGAGGTAACCAGTCTTGAAGTCTTGCATCAGATCTGCAGCGGTGGACACAATGGACATCATGACCCCAGACGCCGCCAACCCAGCTATGACTCCCCCATTCCTTCCCACCAAAGAGGCAAAGATGAAAAGCCCAATCTTTCCATAAGTAGATGCCAGGTTCCAGTCAGTAAGCCCAGTGCCATAGGAGTTGCAAAACGCAAGAGCTGGGGCAATGATATATGCGCCGAGTACCAGGTACCATTTGAGTGGTGGGAAGATCATGGGCATTGTTGCTGTGGATATTGCTGCCAGTCCCACATACCCAGAAGCCGCAAACCAGGAAGGTATACTATCTTTTAGGAATACCTCATCCTTTCTCCTTTCCTCCATCAACAACCTGGAAGTCTCATTATCTGCAAACAGCAATTATAGTCAGTAACAATCAATTTGCCAAACCAGAATATTGTTTTAAGTCATGGAGAGAAGCAACATCAAGGCTTCTATCTACAGTTAGATTTAGCTGTATCAGATATTGCAAAATGGGATGAGTAACATTTTTTCAGTACAGTCGCTGAAGCCTAGTGGCGTAGGTGAACAAAAATCTGTCAAATAGCTACTTGGGTTAGAAAGAAATCCAATAGAAGTGACAATTTTATGAGTAAATTATATTCCAGccctttctctcttttactcCCCCCCTAGTTTAAATAGTTTAGTATATTTGGGTTCTCACACTTGACCATACAAAATGATGAATGATTATTTACTCATATCACCATAGACATGCAAGGGATTTTGAGGCCGGTATGTAAACCTAGTAATGTTAGACCTTAGCTACAAGTTGGAAAAAAGACCTTGTTAATGCAAGGCAGGAATTTTTTTGAAGAGATTtgtccccccctctccccccaaaaaaaagaagagcataTCCCTCTATTTACAaggatttcatttttttttatcttttgataATTTGAGATATAACAAAACAatacttaaaaaagaaagaaaataaaaaaagggaagaaattatTACATTCCTAACATCTAAAAGTGAACTTAGGTTAAAATCATGAAAACCATGTATACAATCAAGAAGCAACAagaaaacatgattaaaaaaaactaataatcaAGATGTGATGCAATCAATACAAAACCAGAGTATTAAGAGGCATGGCTTCGGCACAAATCAACAACCTACTATATACCAACCTTGAATCTCGCTAACAATAGGAAGGTTCTCTTTTGTGCTCTTGTTGCACATTTCCTTCAGAGTTACTGCTataatttttatcaaattgtacAGTCCATCTCCAAGTATAAGAGATATAGCTATGAAGACCTGGCAAGTAAATCAAGCGGCAGCAATTTAGAGTGCACAGAATCACAAAACaccagaaaataaagaagatgaagaagctcAGGAGTTTTCCCACTTTCACAAACTATAAGATTTTAGCAGCTCTTTAACTTGTCACATTCCACCATATTGTAGGAGGGAATTAGTAATTTAAAAGTTGACTGCTAATCTCACAAAGTCAGAAAATAATTTTTACATTCCATCCCCCTATTTTACAGGGTCTGATGCCCAGGATCCGTGTGCCATGTTCACATAGGGCAGTGAGACATCCTCACAGTCGTTTCTGTGAGGTTAGCAATTCCCTTTATAGGATAGCTTGACAAAACAAGTAATTGTACGATCCAAAACTTCAATAAACCAACCTAGCTACCAtccaataatatatatacactTCAGTTTTCTGGACCAACTGATGGCCCGGGCactacaagaagaagaatcacTCTACCAAACAAGACAGGATTTGACTGTTTTCCCCGGATTAGGCTTTTCTATGAATTTCCCTTCACCTTATTGGATGAGAGTCCTCAAAGCCGTTTTTTGAAATCTGGTACCAAGGATCATTGACACCAGTTTGAAATTCTAGGCAAGGCTAGGGCAGACAAAGGCTTGATTCTGAAAGCTTTAATGTATCAGCAATTACACAAGTTGAACTGTTGCTTCCACAGCTACCATCTACTTAGGGAAATTCTTGTCATACTTTTATACAAGCATGTACTGGATTAAGATCACACTGTGTAATGGCTCTTTGTTATGTACTTGATGTCTTGATCAAGATCACAGGTTCACTTGTCCAGGTCAGACTAAATTGATTATTAGTGGGTCTGAATAAAAAGCTGGTCTTACAATTGATTCACCCATTTTGAAGGCCATGTAACAAACCATCCAGTGCAACAGGGTTCGAGGGCCGAGGTCTCAGAACACTGCTTTTTCTCCCTCTAGTACCAGTCAGAACTTGCTTGGAAAGTGAGGTCATTTAGAGATATGCCTGTGTGCACGTCTGTGTGTGTGCATGAGTGCATGTGTgcatgtgtgcatgtgtgtgttaTTTGCAACTTGATTCATTTCGAATTAGTTATAAAGGGAGGGATAATACCGACACTAAGAAACTGGTTAACTGCGTTTGTTATCAGATAAATTATTCAAATATACCTTATATCCGTAGAGTCCTTTAAAGTCATTGGCACCAAGGTCAGCTGGGTACCAATCTCCAGCATGTTTAGAAATAAAGGGCCAAAGGAAACCCCAAGATATAATAGCCCCAAGAAGAAGTGAGCAGTTGACTATGTGGGGGCAGATAAGGCCACATCCGACATAAGTTGGGCTGAAGTCAAAATAAAATCTGCACAGGAAAAGAAGTGCATGAATCAACCAGCACAATGGATTGCTGCTTTTACTACTACTTGATTAGCTGCCTATTTTCTGTactgtggtttttttttttttttggggtagaagtACTGTGGATAAGTTGGCTCCTTTGTTTCAGAGAAACAACTTAATGCAAATATGGAAACCAAACATACAATTTTCACATCCCAGAAACCAAAACTTTTGTGCACTGCATCTCATactaatttttgttttggaggATCTTTTGATGGTTGTTGCATCCCATACATGTTGACCATCCAAATCTGCATCCAGACTCGTTGGTATGCCACCTCCAGAATTGACCATGGCCGAAGTTCACAACACAGGACCCTCTCACTGGAATGCGCATAATTGCTAGATTGAGCTTTCAATTTTTAGTTTTGACCTACAAGTTGAAAAGTACTGGTATCTTTTGTTCTTACAAGTTTGGTTGAGTTTGTTCTTCAGATTGGGCCTGTTACCCCTGAGTTAGGAGGCAGAAGATACCATCTAATTGGCAGGAGTAGGTAGATTTACCATAAAGAAGACAAATGACtaataacaataaataaatagataaataaaggCATCAGAACCTTACGTTTGCTTAAAGGCTTCCAGACCAAGGCTAGGGAAATTATCGAAGCCACAGGAATCCCCAATACCACCAAAAAACCACTTAAAGCAGCTCCAACAGAAACTTATACTTAGATACTTCCCAAGGCAGTGAACTTGTTTCCTGCAATAAGTTGATAAACACTAAGCTTCTATCAGAAAGAAACAGTTGATATGGACAACTTTCTCAGACTATGTTTGCCAAGCAAAATAGTACCAATAACAAAGTAAAAAAAAGAACAGTGCTTACTGAACAATGACATTTCAGTAGTACACAAAGGATACCAAATGAAATTTTACCCATTCTGAACCAAATTACAGGAACACAATAGGAGAATACCTAAAACAGTAAGCTAGTGATTTTGCAATATGTATTAATATGTATGGATAGTGAGGTAATATTATATTCAAGTCCAGctaaaaagaattttttttctgtttttataaatGAACAGCTTACCCTGCTAGCTCAGCACCACTACTTGTATGGAAGCTATTTATTAGCATTGCTGTGGCTGTCCCACTGGGGTATGTGAGCTTGTAATCCATGACCATTACCTGCAAATTTCAtgagaaaaaggaataaattTTACTACCATCATAGACAAGCTTCTGGGCTTGTATAATATTTCAATGTCAAAACAAATTATTCAAAATAGGTACATCACGGTCGAACACACTCAAGCAATTCAAactcaacaatttttttttctcttcttcatttaGTAATTAAGTGTGTTGTACTCATCTACAAAAAATCCTAATAATCACTTTTCAATCAGGTACATAATAATTATTTCTTTTAGGagaaggctgagttgagttgagtacaTAAAAATTATTTCTGCAAAACAACATTTCCAACACATAATTACATACCTCATATCTACTATATCACCAGCTCATGGGATTCATAAAGATAATCTCAGCAGGTGGAACTTCGGATATTTTATATAACAAGTATAGATGGCATTCCCAGTCACCGCAGATTGACCTGTTTCTAAATTGACTACAAGTTCTTTCAGTTAAGTATGTAAAGAGCTAGAATCTTCATCATTTCATCTTAGATTTTGTGAGTGTCCATCAACTAACAAATTCATTTATTTTCCCAATGATGCTGGCTGCAGTATGTAATCTCCAACTAGACCAAGACACAGTATAGCTATCTAGGCAAATGGCTGAGACGTGAGGGCTTTTTTGCCATGCCTTCTTGGTCCCTGCTTCAGGAACAACACATTTACAGGATCCTAATTTACCATCCGTTACGGCAATTACAGAGTTAGAAGAGGTATACATACCTTACGAAGTGGAACAAGGCTGAAGAGGCCAAGAAAACTGACAACAAACATGAACCCAATCATCCAACCCAAGGCCGGATTTTTAACATCTTCCGCCCGGTTCCCAGGATAATCAATACCAATGAGTTTGTACGTCCTCTCGTCCATTGCAATCATGTAGGAACCAAACCCCCCTGTCACAGAAACAAAGCATCACAAAAATGAATAATTCATCACAAGATAATTTGGAGGTAAGTTTGCGGAAAAGAGGGagatggggagggggggaaaagaaaagaagaaagaagtggttagaaaagaaagaaaaggcgAAATGAAACAAATTACCGCTAAAAGCGAGGCCGTAGCAGGCGACGACACAGGTCTGGATGACGGTATTCTCCTGGCGGGTGAAAGGGGTAACAGAGAAGCCTAATTTGGAAAGGAAGCCAGTCCAAGATTTGACGAAGAAGAAACCGAGCAAACCAGCGGCAACATTGAGGGAGGGAATGATACCCACAGTGAGGTTGAGCTTGTTGGTTATGATACAGAACAAGGTTCCCAGAACGAGACTCACAACCAACCCTCGTATGGTGATTTGGTTTTTCCATGGTGGGATCTCCTCCGCAACCTCGAATTCAACCTCCCTGCTGGTCTTCTGAGATTCCAGCAGCAGCGGCTCCGATATCTCCACCTCGCTTGCCGCATTCTCCGTCCCCATGTTCTCTCGTCTCTCTTTAacgtgtctctctctctctctctttcttccccaaGTCCCACCACCCTCCTCCTGAATCCAAGAACTCAATCCAGATATGCAGACAATTTATTGACAGAATCCTCTACACgattattaatgaagtaattaAGGATTAAGACaacccccaaaaacaaaaaatcatcgggagccaactctctctctcaattgaACCGTGAACGGTTGTCGGCATCTCAATGATCTCATTAAAACCATTTGAGCAAGTAATTTAGTCACATTCAagattttggttttcttctttttatattAATTTACACCCTCCTTTTAAATCTACATATTGGATTATGAAACAAAGATATTTTCCTcgttctattattttatttgagatttttttattattttttttatcgaaTTATTTGGAATCGGTTTCTTGATTCCTATTTACGGATATATCCCTGAAGATGCTATTTTCAGTGCATGTATTGGAGGTGTTCCTATTAACCCAACCTCCTCTGAGAGAGGAATCTCTCCACTCATTCATTCAACTACGGGGAGGCTGGACACACATCCCTAAGTGTTGACAAGTGTTAGGATACATGTTCAAGTCCTACAACCGTTGGATGAATGAATGAAGAGGAGTTGGAATGGATCCGAATCACCTTCCAGAATAAGAATGAGGAGCGCTTCAAATTCAACAAACTAAAAAGGGTTAATTTCACGGATACCCCtgtaagtatataatatatcacAGACATACAATATTTTGAAGAAATATCATAAACTAtctttactttatgtttttatttcaatttagtccactcTGTTAGGTTTGTGTCGTTAAATCGATGTTAATTCTTTCATAATGGCAAAGTTACTCTTACCACCGGGTGaagggtaaaaccccaaattacaaaACACTCTCTTCATCGTCTTCGTTGGTCTGAAGGCGGAAGAATCAAGAACAGGGAAAAGGGGCTTTCTGTGTTACCTTGTGAAGGAAACGAGTGGCCGAGTCAAGGattatctctttctctcagtTCAAACAAGCCTTCTAGTATTGGATTACAGTCGTTTGAGCTCAGAGAAACGACGAGTCATCAACATCAGTATATGCCGGAAGATGGGTTTTTGGGAAAAGTTGTTGCAAATGATCTTCATCAAACACAAACTCATCACTTCGAGCTCAAGAACTCAAAGTACTTGGTTCCTGCTCAGTAGCTCTTGAATGAGTTCTGTAAACTCAGAATATAACAGACAGATCAACTAAAGCAGAAGCCCTAGAAAACCAATCAATGGGAAGACGAAAATAGTTCTTGCATGCAATCTCTTTACACCCCAGGCCTTCTTGAATTGCAGAAACGAAAAGCTAAATTGATTTCCATGCCTGAAGAGGTATTCTATTTGATTTCTTTTCATCTTATTTTTACTCCCAATTTCTCTGGTAGATGTTCTTTTCATCTCTGTGGAAAGTTGGAAACTTGACCCTATTTTTACATGGGAGGTTGATTGATTGGGTCTCAAGACTTGATTCTTGAACTAATTGAGCGACTGCAGGCCTTCACATTAATACTCACATCACGACAATTCGAgcatttcattaattttctgaaatttctattatttttcttttcatggaaTCTCACTATAATACTGTATgttttcttcctccaaattCTGTTGCTTATGTGGATAGAAGATACAGGCAATACTGTGACCGGATGAAGGCCGTGATGTCATCTTTTGAAGCAGGCCGGTGCCAGAGCTGCAACGGTGTATTCTGCGTCGATTTCTAGGTGTCTGAGAGTTGGGATTGTGGGACAAATAAAGGCAACCAAGAAAGCAATAGGGGAGAAAGACCCAGTTGCACCAGGAACAATGGGGtcaaaatggacatttcaactttgaatGCTAAttgtgcttaacgtcaggggatggttgatattttgataagATTTGGTATGTCCATGATATATTGTATACTTATAGGGGTATCCGTGAAATTAACCCAACTAAAAACTACCAAAGAAGTTGTTGAGTGGaagcaaagttttttttttgataataagtGGAAGCTAAGTTTGACACTGTCATGCTGATCTGTTTTTTGATTAATaaacaaaggaagagaaggagatgatgggCAATGAGTGGTCCCGACTTCCTGACACGGTGATGTCAAAGCATGATATTATTGAATCCGCCCAAGGGTGATAAATAGATAGACAGACGggttgtatggggaattgggAATTGGGAATTGGGAATTGGGAATTGGGAATTGAGAGAGCGGCACAGGAATTCATGGCAGGGCATCAGGGCATGGCCAATTGGCCATGGATGGATGACTTGTGTGGAACCCTTAACTATAATTAAATTCTAGCCTTATTCCATAGTGAGGTCATTGTTATTTCCTTACTTAGTTCAGAATAACATGCAGCAGTTCAGTCCCATTTCCACCTGAATTCGGCTTCATCCTAAGAattactttcatttcttttggttagatagaaatttttttatttatttttagtagAATTAGTATCAATTTAAATTTAAACagtttataatattttattagaaaaagaaaCACTAACCAAAGATGCATCGATCATTTCACACCCAACTGTGCCTAAAAGCAGATACACATCGAGGCACAACACCACTTAgggttctttctccctaatttCTTTTAACATAGCAGTGGCTGAGGTACAGCCCAAGGGGACCACACACGCTTGAATGGGGTTCAACCATCTCTGGCCCTCTCTCACGcactttctttccctttcttctttttatattttcttttcttacttctcctattttctctctctctccctctcggatttttttcctctgAGGTTCTCTTTAGA
The nucleotide sequence above comes from Telopea speciosissima isolate NSW1024214 ecotype Mountain lineage chromosome 3, Tspe_v1, whole genome shotgun sequence. Encoded proteins:
- the LOC122655746 gene encoding probable metal-nicotianamine transporter YSL6 isoform X1 yields the protein MGTENAASEVEISEPLLLESQKTSREVEFEVAEEIPPWKNQITIRGLVVSLVLGTLFCIITNKLNLTVGIIPSLNVAAGLLGFFFVKSWTGFLSKLGFSVTPFTRQENTVIQTCVVACYGLAFSGGFGSYMIAMDERTYKLIGIDYPGNRAEDVKNPALGWMIGFMFVVSFLGLFSLVPLRKVMVMDYKLTYPSGTATAMLINSFHTSSGAELAGKQVHCLGKYLSISFCWSCFKWFFGGIGDSCGFDNFPSLGLEAFKQTFYFDFSPTYVGCGLICPHIVNCSLLLGAIISWGFLWPFISKHAGDWYPADLGANDFKGLYGYKVFIAISLILGDGLYNLIKIIAVTLKEMCNKSTKENLPIVSEIQGWYIVDNETSRLLMEERRKDEVFLKDSIPSWFAASGYVGLAAISTATMPMIFPPLKWYLVLGAYIIAPALAFCNSYGTGLTDWNLASTYGKIGLFIFASLVGRNGGVIAGLAASGVMMSIVSTAADLMQDFKTGYLTLSSAKSMFVSQLIGTAMGCVIAPLTFWLFWSAFEVGDPNGPYKAPYAVIMREMAILGVEGFSELPKHCLAFCCGFFVVAVLLNLARDVSPTKISRFIPVPMAMAIPFYIGAYFAIDMFVGTVILFIWERVNKKGAEDYAGAVASGLICGDGIWTIPSAILSIFRIEPPICMYFGPSSS
- the LOC122655746 gene encoding probable metal-nicotianamine transporter YSL6 isoform X2, with the protein product MGTENAASEVEISEPLLLESQKTSREVEFEVAEEIPPWKNQITIRGLVVSLVLGTLFCIITNKLNLTVGIIPSLNVAAGLLGFFFVKSWTGFLSKLGFSVTPFTRQENTVIQTCVVACYGLAFSGGFGSYMIAMDERTYKLIGIDYPGNRAEDVKNPALGWMIGFMFVVSFLGLFSLVPLRKVMVMDYKLTYPSGTATAMLINSFHTSSGAELAGKQVHCLGKYLSISFCWSCFKWFFGGIGDSCGFDNFPSLGLEAFKQTFYFDFSPTYVGCGLICPHIVNCSLLLGAIISWGFLWPFISKHAGDWYPADLGANDFKGLYGYKVFIAISLILGDGLYNLIKIIAVTLKEMCNKSTKENLPIVSEIQDNETSRLLMEERRKDEVFLKDSIPSWFAASGYVGLAAISTATMPMIFPPLKWYLVLGAYIIAPALAFCNSYGTGLTDWNLASTYGKIGLFIFASLVGRNGGVIAGLAASGVMMSIVSTAADLMQDFKTGYLTLSSAKSMFVSQLIGTAMGCVIAPLTFWLFWSAFEVGDPNGPYKAPYAVIMREMAILGVEGFSELPKHCLAFCCGFFVVAVLLNLARDVSPTKISRFIPVPMAMAIPFYIGAYFAIDMFVGTVILFIWERVNKKGAEDYAGAVASGLICGDGIWTIPSAILSIFRIEPPICMYFGPSSS